Genomic segment of Panicum virgatum strain AP13 chromosome 2K, P.virgatum_v5, whole genome shotgun sequence:
GGTTGATCAACTTTTCAAATTCTTTCACAAATTGTCCAGTATGAGGATAAGAAACTATGCTCTTGGAGAAGGCCTAGCAGCATTAAGTAGATTCGAAACTGATAGCTACTCAAGGAAAGGCTTGCTTTATAAATTGCTATTAGCTCTGTTGTCAAGGTACGATATACCTGGCCTCGAATACCATTCATCAGCTGTTGGTCGTTTATTCAAGAGTGGATTAGGGAGATTTGGGCTTGGACAGGTGAGTTTTTTAGTTACTTTTTACTTGCTTGTGGCTGTGTCTTTGTTTATctctttattttccttttttctaaCTAGTGTTCCGTTTGCAGTCAAAACCAAGTTTTGGTGATCAAAGCGTGCTTATCATTTTTGTTGTGGGGGGTATTAATACTCTGGAGGTATGGATCCATTTTCTTTGGTTTCCATTATTTGATCCTGTCATGATCATGATTTAAGATTTTAAGTCCTATGTTTTCTCCCAGGCTGTTTGGTGTTTACATGAATATTTGCTCTCTCTTGCAAACTGTATGAACCCATCACTAGCTTTTAAATTAAATATGGAATCAGATATCTTTATCATTGTCATTTGTGATTCTATGAAGAATCATACTTTAGTTAATTCATCAGATGTGATAGCATAATGTACTTTTTCTTGGTATAGTGAGATTATCTTAGTATGAAGGAAGCACACCTTAATTACCATCTGATCCAAAATACATATTTCATTTCAGGAATCTTTTCGTTCAAACTTTCTAACTTTGATTTGAGTGTTTGGACATCAATATATAAAAATTACATAGATTGACAACAAGATGCTTCTTGATTCTCCGTGAAAAGTACTTTCACAACTTTAACTTCCTTTCTTTGAAATTACATTTTTATAGAAATTGCTATTCAAAGTTTTGACCTTGTAGACCGTGTCAATATCCTAAATGACATATATTTTGAATCTGAGCAAGTATTATTTATTGCCATTCTTTTTTACCTTGAATATATTTTCTGCTTTTCCACTGTACAAAATCTGGTTCTATAATAGTAATAATTACTGCAGTTTGAAAAACACATGCTAGGTTAGTTTTTCATTTTTCAACATACAatctccaaaactccaagaCTTGTAGTTCTATCTTCTGAAATGTAGAACATGGTATGTCATACAGTAATAACATTATATCAAACAAGATGGTAATCAGTGCCTTACCAAATCAAATGGCCTCTTTTATGCAAGGTGCGGGAAGTTATGAAGGCAATTTCAGAGAGCAGCAGACCAGATGTGGAGCTTGTTCTTGGCGGTACCACCCTTCTCACTCCAGATGACATGTTTGAGTTGATGTTGGGCTCATAAGTTCACCTTCATGCTTGAGGCTTAATGCTATTGGGTTCTAACATCACGGGGTGGTGTACAAGGCATCTGAAGAAGAGTCCCAAATAACCCAGATTATTGACTCAGTGCATTTTTCAGAAATTTTAATGTCTGGTGGAGCAGAATGTTCAGACTATGAAGTGTGTGGTGTTAATACTACCAGAAGCAATGCAAGCAGTCGGCAATTCATAAACAGTCCTTGCGGACCCTTGGTCATAAGCTGCAAGATGTACTGTTCTTCATAGGTTTGCAGCACCGGCAATAATGGCCTTTGCAGTAATCTTCTGAAAATGCACGCATTGCTGGTAGCTACACAAAAGTATATACATCTTATGGAGTCAGTGGCCAGCTTGCTTCTATCTTAGAACGTCAAGAGATGGCAAACAAAAGATAAGTCCGAATTAACCCACTAATTATACACCCAAAATTAGCATGGACATCAGGACGTGCTAATGCTTATGAGAAGTTGTTTTGCTCCCAAAGATATGCATTCTAGTACAGTAACCAGCATGTAAAATCAGTGTACATTGTATGGTGATAAGGAAATTTTGGAGGTTTACTGCACTGGAGAACATTCCTATATTGAAAATTCATCTTTTTTTTACACCTCTTGTATGGTTTTTTTTTACACCTCGTGTATGGGTAGAGCTACAGTTTGTattcatatacatacatacaccaTCGCTACACACGCATCCACTCACACCTAATGCACTCAATTAGATCTTAAGTTCACCGGAACCATCATGATTCTGTAGGCAGCTGGTGCATTGCATTCCTGTTATGGCTTGACATGAGAAGCAGCTTACATTATTTGAGGGTTCGGTCTGTCCACCCAAGCCACTGGCTCGTTCTCAACATCCTTTTGATTCACTGGATTTTATTCTGAATCTTTTGGTCCTTCAAGTCATCTAAGGCCTTGGAAAGAAGTCTGAATTGTCATATCCAAGTGGTACTATCAGCCACGTCAGTGTACTAATATGTATGACGTATTAATGGGCACATCTTAAAATTAGTCAAGAATTTAGAACTAGAACATGACAGATTGAATACGTGAAATATGTATCCTACCACAGACCACACAAAAGCATCAGTGTGCATTGCATTTCACCAGCTCAGTGCCTTGATACACCATTACCACAAAAGAGCACTGGGTGCCCATTCGCGTATGAACAGTCCCAACTGGTACGCAGAAGAAAGAGGCACATTTTATCGCgtatgcataatttttttttcaaagctATTACGTATGCATAATAGCTGTACACAGGGAGGCATTTTCCACATTAGTGTCACTAATAAACACTTCAGCACAACAGTAATCCATCCACGAAGAGATGTCCGCATCACAAATTAAAGCAAACTACCAGCTACAGGATATTTCTTCACTAATTGCGGCTAGTACCAAAGTCATTGCAAACTGGTTTCTCACAACATGTCATAACATGCTCAAAATGCCCTACTTCATAGATAATTGGTAACGACCGTGACATTCTTATCAACAGCACGACAGTCACATAACGATGAGCTTCACGGTAGATGGAACATTAGGGGCCAAGTGAGTTGACACCACCTCCCTTGCATATTCACATCTTGCATCATCTTCAGACTCCTCCCTCATCCATTTGCTGTAGCGTCGATGCGTGTAAATTGTTATTGTCTTCAACATAGGTGACCAACTTAACAGAAAGAACACAAGTTGCACCATTTCAGATTCCCCACTAAACCCTCCAATCCTAAAAGTGTGGAGCCTTGTAGGTGTAAAATTCTTGGGCCATCTAATCTTCAGCTTTTTTGGTGGACGCAGGTTGCCATGGACCTGTAAATAAGTAAAGAAATATGAAATAGTACAAGGCTAACAAATAATGACTACACTGCGTGCTTGAAAACACATCCACTGTAGAATATGATATATTGTTTACTAGTTGCGATAAAAGGTGTGTAGCACCTAGCAGGGTTCTTCCCCCTACTGCACCTTTTATATTTGTTGTTTCACTATGATTTGAGGAAGACCAGATATTCTGTAAAGCTTAGACAATAATCCAAAGTAAACTtggattaaaaaaattaaatataaacaGTAACCATTCAGTTAGTGGGAGGAACTGTCAGGAACAAGGAAAATCCCTAAATCTGGTTCTTTTGACCCTGAAGACTAGCAAGCACAAATTATATACCTCAAGCTCCAGTCTTTTTACTAAACAGGCAGCTTTAAGGAGATAAGGGACAAAACGGATGCTCTTTTTCCAAGATGTCAAGAGACACAACATAATTTCCTTCAAACCGGTGAATCTTCCACTGAGCTGTAGTATAGGAGATACCTAAATATAGCCCAAAAAGGAAACATATAAGAAGTGGGGATAAGTTTAGCAACAACTTCTAAAAACGTTACATGCCTAAGTGATGGCTTGTTACATACCTGTGAACGAGAGGTGAACTGCAACCTCAGCTTTTTTAGTTTAGGGAATACACCTATGCAGTCTAAAGGGAACTCACAACCACGCTGAGAAAGAGCGTTAAGTTCACGAAGAACTGGTGCACATTCATACTCAATATTGACGAGCTTACCACCCATGTATGAGAAACGCTTGAGCTTTTCAGCATGAATACTGATACTTAGTAATCTCCAGCAGTTATAAACTCCTAAGCCCACCAATTCTGCATGAGAAGTTCTCAGATTGATCAACTTATCACAAGCTCCCAGATGTAACCAACGGAGAGCACGACAGCTGGATATAATACTCTGAAGAACCTCATCAACCACTTGCACAAAGTCGAGTCTCAGGGTAAGGAGATAAGAGAATCCAATGAGGTTTGCAGGCACTGTTTCTAAACTGCATGTGGATAGAAACATATAGCGCAGTTGGCAGCCTCTCAAATCAACATAATGCTCCAAAGGGAACAAGTATCGCTCCGCATGCTGTGTGGCTACCCGCACCATGCCAATATAGTCAGAACTCAGAAAGGATAAAGTTAACCATTTCTGAACCGGATTTAACTGCAAATGAAACCCAGCGATCTAGCTCGGAAGCATGGACTGAGGATAATGGGAACTTAACTTCGAATTTCTTGATTCTATTACATTTATGGTGTCTCAAAACTCCATTTACTTTATTCACAAACTTTGTAGCCTCTGAATTCCAGAAATCAGGGTTTCCACGATAATCTGAATTTGCTGGCACTTGCATCCCAAAAGTATCCATGTCAAGGATGAGATGGTCGATATTTTCCCAGAGGTGTCTCCATCTGGGGGAAAGAACATCAGTCATTGCAGCCTCCCTTACTGTCATTAGCGAAAGTAT
This window contains:
- the LOC120661652 gene encoding uncharacterized protein LOC120661652, which translates into the protein MVRVATQHAERYLFPLEHYVDLRGCQLRYMFLSTCSLETVPANLIGFSYLLTLRLDFVQVVDEVLQSIISSCRALRWLHLGACDKLINLRTSHAELVGLGVYNCWRLLSISIHAEKLKRFSYMGGKLVNIEYECAPVLRELNALSQRGCEFPLDCIGVFPKLKKLRLQFTSRSQVSPILQLSGRFTGLKEIMLCLLTSWKKSIRFVPYLLKAACLVKRLELEVHGNLRPPKKLKIRWPKNFTPTRLHTFRIGGFSGESEMVQLVFFLLSWSPMLKTITIYTHRRYSKWMREESEDDARCEYAREVVSTHLAPNVPSTVKLIVM